The following proteins are encoded in a genomic region of Montipora foliosa isolate CH-2021 chromosome 8, ASM3666993v2, whole genome shotgun sequence:
- the LOC137968831 gene encoding craniofacial development protein 2-like yields the protein MDKLPRRDLKILMGDLNSKVRADNTNRELIMGKHGVGVQNENGELLTEFCTFNDLVIGGTVFQHKQIHKTTWTSSDGRTVNQIDHVTIGRKWRRSLLDVRVKRGADAASDHHLVVADLKVKLKVYRDRADRPSHKYNIHSLKDKTKAEVYQSELRNRFSALAHQPEESVEETWCGLRDTWKVTCNEVMGKKTRQHKVAVSQYLDTHQREETAKERHQPDPRPATEARSTGPVLGAEPTGQEKHQSGREEIHTRPHRRSRNSSWQKRHEEAV from the coding sequence ATGGATAAGCTGCCAAGAAGAGACCTGAAGATCCTAATGGGTGACCTCAACTCTAAAGTGAGGGCAGACAACACCAACAGAGAACTCATCATGGGAAAACATGGAGTTGGCGTCCAGAACGAGAATGGAGAGCTACTCACTGAGTTCTGCACCTTCAACGACCTGGTCATTGGAGGCACCGTGTTCCAGCACAAGCAGATCCATAAGACGACATGGACATCATCAGATGGGAGGACTGTGAATCAAATCGATCACGTCACCATCGGAAGAAAGTGGAGGAGAAGCTTGCTGGACGTCAGAGTCAAACGAGGAGCAGACGCAGCCTCGGACCATCACTTGGTGGTGGCAGACCTGAAAGTCAAGCTGAAAGTCTACAGAGACCGAGCAGACAGGCCATCCCACAAATACAACATACACAGCCTGAAAGATAAAACAAAAGCTGAGGTCTACCAAAGTGAACTGAGAAACCGGTTCAGCGCACTCGCCCACCAACCAGAAGAATCAGTAGAGGAGACATGGTGTGGCCTTAGGGACACCTGGAAGGTCACATGTAATGAGGTAATGGGGAAGAAAACTAGACAACACAAAGTGGCTGTCAGCCAATACCTGGACACTCATCAAAGAGAGGAAACAGCTAAAGAACGACATCAACCAGACCCAAGACCTGCAACAGAAGCAAGATCTACAGGCCCAGTACTGGGAGCTGAGCCGACAGGTCAAGAAAAGCACCAGAGCGGACGAGAGGAGATTCATACACGACCTCACAGAAGAAGCAGAAACAGCAGCTGGCAAAAGAGACATGAAGAGGCTGTATGA